One part of the Dermacentor andersoni chromosome 2, qqDerAnde1_hic_scaffold, whole genome shotgun sequence genome encodes these proteins:
- the LOC126540351 gene encoding NPC intracellular cholesterol transporter 1-like, with protein sequence MESFRTTLVLAAALLLGYVACVDAAKCSMHGFCDDKNKVPCIYNGVPKPVTDEAVRAIMKETCGDYFQIHGDSLCCDGAQIKELAKQVKALEGLGLRRCEACYANFQKLLCNMACSPHQGDFLQVVHYDEEPHELAEHVNFYVDYVTMRALYASCINPRKFIRFAPLSFALCGQDYQNCTMNLWYGALGKRRVGLTSVDVTYEPVTKEAVFTGLREYRPFKDSMYGCNETVSGKACACEDCEAVCENADDAVKPVPLST encoded by the coding sequence ATGGAGTCATTCAGGACTACGCTCGTTCTGGCAGCAGCGCTGCTGCTCGGCTACGTCGCCTGCGTCGACGCGGCCAAGTGCTCGATGCACGGCTTCTGCGACGACAAGAACAAGGTCCCGTGCATCTACAACGGCGTGCCCAAGCCGGTCACGGACGAGGCGGTGCGAGCCATCATGAAGGAGACTTGCGGCGACTACTTCCAGATCCACGGCGACTCGCTCTGCTGCGACGGCGCGCAGATCAAGGAGCTCGCGAAGCAGGTGAAGGCTCTCGAAGGCCTGGGCCTGCGACGCTGCGAGGCCTGCTACGCCAACTTCCAGAAGCTCCTGTGCAACATGGCCTGCTCGCCGCACCAGGGAGACTTCCTGCAGGTCGTGCACTACGACGAAGAGCCGCACGAGTTGGCGGAACACGTGAACTTCTACGTAGACTACGTGACCATGCGCGCCCTCTACGCGTCTTGCATTAACCCGAGGAAGTTCATTCGGTTCGCACCGCTGTCCTTCGCGCTCTGCGGCCAGGACTACCAGAACTGCACCATGAACCTGTGGTACGGCGCCCTGGGCAAGAGGCGAGTGGGACTGACCTCCGTGGACGTAACGTACGAGCCTGTCACTaaggaggcggtcttcaccgGGCTGCGGGAGTACAGGCCCTTCAAGGACTCCATGTACGGCTGCAACGAGACCGTCTCCGGCAAGGCGTGCGCCTGCGAGGACTGCGAAGCGGTCTGCGAGAACGCCGACGATGCCGTGAAGCCCGTGCCGCTGAGCACGTGA